A section of the Anabaena cylindrica PCC 7122 genome encodes:
- a CDS encoding glycosyltransferase family 2 protein — protein MNQPVYSLIIPIYNEEENITEMYNRLINVMAQLDGEAELILIDDGSCDRSLSMIRELHHHNSRVRYLSLARNFGHQIAVTAGLNFVQGKSIIVMDADLQDPPELIITMIDKWHQGYQVVYAQRISRQKESWLKRLMAYLFYRLLKRLAKVDIPVDTGDFCLMDRQVVDILNAMPERHRYIRGLRAWVGFRQTSVLFERSPRYAGDVKYTFGKSLSLAVDGIISFSIVPLRLATYLGLLSAAIALIMIFLVLYWRIFAPVSPLIGYTLITIAMFFLGSVQLICIGILGEYIGRIYEEVKGRPLYTLKEIGGLTKT, from the coding sequence GTGAATCAACCTGTCTATTCTTTAATTATCCCCATTTACAACGAAGAAGAAAATATCACAGAAATGTATAACCGTCTAATTAATGTCATGGCACAGTTAGATGGTGAAGCTGAACTGATTTTAATTGATGATGGTAGCTGCGATCGCTCTTTGAGTATGATCCGCGAACTTCACCACCATAATAGTCGAGTGCGTTACCTGAGTCTAGCTAGGAATTTTGGTCATCAAATTGCCGTCACAGCAGGGTTAAACTTTGTCCAGGGCAAAAGCATTATTGTCATGGATGCTGACTTACAAGATCCACCAGAGTTAATCATCACGATGATTGATAAATGGCATCAAGGATACCAAGTAGTTTATGCCCAGCGCATATCACGTCAAAAAGAAAGCTGGCTAAAACGCTTAATGGCGTATCTGTTTTATCGCCTTCTCAAGCGCTTGGCTAAAGTTGACATTCCTGTGGATACAGGCGACTTTTGTTTAATGGATAGACAGGTAGTAGATATCCTCAATGCAATGCCAGAACGTCACCGCTATATTCGTGGTTTACGCGCTTGGGTAGGTTTCCGACAAACATCCGTACTTTTTGAAAGAAGCCCCCGTTATGCTGGAGATGTAAAATATACTTTTGGTAAGTCTTTATCCTTGGCAGTTGATGGTATTATCTCATTTTCCATAGTTCCCCTGAGACTTGCCACCTATTTAGGGCTGTTATCTGCTGCTATTGCGTTAATTATGATATTTCTCGTGCTTTATTGGCGGATATTTGCACCAGTATCTCCCTTGATAGGCTACACATTAATTACAATTGCCATGTTTTTCTTAGGGTCAGTTCAGTTAATTTGTATTGGCATTTTAGGTGAATATATTGGCCGAATTTACGAAGAAGTCAAAGGTCGTCCTCTTTATACACTTAAAGAAATCGGAGGTTTGACAAAAACTTGA